In Actinoplanes lobatus, the DNA window CTCCAAGTGGCTCGTCGGCTACTTCGCCGAGTGGGGCGTCTACGGCCGTGGCTACCACGTCAAGAACATCGACACCTCCGGCTCGGCGTCCAAGCTGACCCACATCCTGTACGCGTTCGCCAACACCACCGGCGGCCGGTGCACGATCGGTGACTCCTACGCCGACTACGAGAAGGCGTACACCGCGGCGGAGAGCGTCGACGGCGTCGCGGACACCTGGGACCAGCCGCTGCGTGGCTCGTTCAACCAGCTCCGCAAGCTCAAGGCGAAGTACCCGAACCTCAAGGTGATCTACTCGGTCGGCGGCTGGACCTGGTCCGGCGGCTTCACCCAGGCGGCCGCCAACCCGACCGCCTTCGCCGACAGCTGCTACAGCCTGGTCGAGGACCCGCGCTGGGCGGACGTCTTCGACGGCATCGACATCGACTGGGAGTACCCGAACGCCTGTGGTCTCTCCTGCGACTCCAGCGGCCCGGCGGCGTACGCCAACGTCATCACCGCGCTGCGCAACAAGTTCGGCGCCAACAACCTGATCACCTCGGCGATCTCCGCCGACGGCAGCAACGGCGGCAAGCTCGACGTGGCCGACTACGCGTCCGGCATCGCGAAGCTCGACAAGGTCTTCCCGATGACGTACGACTACTTCGGCGCCTTCGCCGCGCAGGGCCCGACCGCCCCGCACTCGCCGCTGACCTCGTACACCGGGATCCCGACGGCCGGCTTCAACTCCGACGCCGCGATCCAGAAGCTGAAGAGCAAGGGCGTCCCGGCCAGCAAGATCCTGCTGGGCATCGGCTTCTACGGCCGCGGCTGGACCGGCGTCACCCAGGCCGCCCCGGGCGGTACGGCGACCGGCGCGGCGGCCGGCACCTACGAGGCCGGCATCGAGGACTACAAGGTCCTCAAGACCAAGTGCCCGGCCACCGGCACGGTCGGCGGTACGGCGTACGCGTTCTGCGGCAACAACTGGTGGGGCTACGACACCCCGTCGACCATCGCCGGCAAGATGACCTACGGGAAGAACCAGGGTCTCGGCGGCGCGTTCTTCTGGGAGCTGTCCGGTGACACCACCAACGGCGAGCTGATCACCGCCATCAAGAACAACGTGTAGAACCTGTAATCCGTCTCGCGAGGGGGGCACCGGGCGCAGGCCCGGTGCCCCCCTTCCGTACGCTTTCGGCATGCGCCGTGAGTGGCATCAGCTCAGTCATCCCGGGGTGGGCAACCCGGCCTTCCAGACGTCCCGCCCGTCCACCGACTCGGCCGAGGACGAGGCTCTCGGCCTCGACCACTGGCGATCCCTGCCGCGGGTGCAGATGCCGCCCTGGCCGGACATGGGCGAGGTCGCCGAGGTCTGCAAGGTCCTCGACAACGTGCCGTCGATCGTCGCGCCGTACGAGGTCGACCAGCTCCGGCACCGGCTCGCCGAGGTCTGCGAGGGACGGGCGTTCCTGCTCCAGGGCGGCGACTGCGCCGAGACGTTCGCCGACAACACCGAGAGCCACCTGCTCGCCAACGCGCGCACCCTGCTCCAGATGGCGGTGGTGCTGACCTACGGCGCCTCGATGCCGGTGGTGAAGGTGGCCCGGGTCGCCGGGCAGTACACCAAGCCCCGCTCGTCGCTGACCGACTCGCTGGGCCTCCCGGCCTACCGGGGTGACCTGATCAACTCGCTGGACGCGGACGAGGCGGCCCGCGTCGCCGATCCGCAGCGCATGATCCGGGCGTACGCGAACTCCGCCGCCGCCATGAACATGCTCCGGGCGTACCTTTCGGGTGGTCTTGCCGACCTGCACGGGCTGCACGACTGGAACAAGGACTTCGTCCGCGCCTCCCCGGCCGGCGAGCGCTACGAGGCGATCGCCCGGGAGATCGACCGCGCCCTCGACTTCATCCGCGCCTGCGGCATGACCGACAACGAGGCGCTGCGCACGGTCAGCCTCTACTGCTCGCACGAGGCCCTCGCCCTGGAGTACGACCGGGCGCTCACCCGGGTCTCCGACGGCAAGGCCTACGGGCTGTCCGGCCACTTCCTGTGGATCGGCGAGCGCACCCGCCAGCTCGACCACGCGCACATCGACTTCATCAGCCGCATCGCCAACCCGATCGGCGTCAAGATCGGCCCCGGCACGTCGCCGGACACCGCCATCGAGCTGTGCGAGAAGCTGAACCCGTCCAATGTGCCCGGCCGCCTGACGCTGATCAGCCGGATGGGCAACGGCAAGGTCCGCGACGTGCTGCCGCCCATCGTGGAGAAGGTGCACGCCTCCGGCGCCAAGGTCGTCTGGCAGTGCGACCCGATGCACGGCAACACCCACGAGTCGTCGAACGGCTACAAGACCCGCCACTTCGACCGGGTCGTCGACGAGGTGCTCGGCTACTTCGAGGTGCACCGCGGCCTCGGCACCCACCCGGGCGGCATCCACATCGAACTGACCGGCGAGGACGTCACCGAGTGCCTCGGCGGCGCCCAGGGCATCGAGGACCTCGACCTGCCGGACCGTTACGAGACGGCTTGCGACCCGCGCCTCAACACGCAGCAGAGCCTGGAGCTGGCGTTCCTCGTCGCCGAGATGCTCCGTGGCTGACCTGCGGTCGGACACCGTCACCCGCCCCACCAAGGGCATGCGGGAGGCGATGGCGAAGGCAGCGGTCGGCGACGACGTGTTCGGCGACGACCCCACGGTCAACGCGTTCGAGGCGTACGTGGCCGAGCTGTTCGGGCACGAGGCGGCGCTGTTCACCCCGTCCGGCACGATGGCCAACCAGATCGCGCTGCAACTCGTCGTCCCGGCCGGCGGCGAGCTGCTGGCCGGCGCGGATGCGCACGTGGTCACCTACGAGCTGGGCTCCGCCGCGCTCTACGGCGGCATCTCCACGCGCACCTGGGGCTCGGAGGGCGCCGCCCTGGACGTCGAGCGGATCGCCGCGATGATCCGCCCGGCCGGCTACCCCTCGGTGCCGACCGCCGCGATCGCCGTCGAGCAGACCCACAACCTCGGCGGTGGGGGCGTCGTTCCGCTCGCCACGTTGCAGCACCTGCGCGCGGTGGCCGACGCCCAAGGGGTGGCGCTGCACTGCGACGGCGCCCGGATCTGGCACGCCCATGTCGCCGACGGGGTGACCCTCGCCGAGTACGGCGCCCTCTTCGACACCCTGTCGGTGTGCCTCTCCAAGGGTCTGGGCGCGCCGGTCGGGTCGCTGGTGATCGGCAGCCGGGAGCGGATCACCCGGGCCCGGCTGATCCGCAAGCGGATGGGCGGCGGCATGCGGCAGGTCGGCATCCTGGCGGCCGCCGGCCGGTACGCCCTCGACCACCACATCCAGCGGCTCACCGAGGACCACGAGCGCGCCCGGATCATCGCCGAGGCCCTCGCCCCCTTCGGCGTGGTCGATCCGGAACAGGTGCGTACGAACCTGGTCCCCCTGGACCTGTCGAAGCACGACCTGGACGCGCCCTCGCTGACCGCACAGGCCGCCGAGCGTGGCGTCCTGATCTCGGCCATGCTGCCGCGGGTCGCCCGCCTCGTCACCCACCTGGATCTGGACGACGAGTCGATGGATCAGACCATCGAGGTCCTCAGCGAGCTTCTCGCAGCCCCTTGAGCAGGGCGATGTCCGCCGCGTGCCCCTCGTGCTCCACGGTCGGCGTCTCCACGATGATCGGCACCCCGGCGGTGGCCGGATGCGCGAACAGCTCCGCGAACGGCGCCGACCCGATCCGGCCCTTGCCGATCGTCTCGTGCCGGTCCCGGGTCGAACCGCACTCGTCCTTCGAGTCGTTCGCGTGGACGAGCTGCAACCGGCCCGGCCCCACCGCGGCGAGCAGCGCGTCCAGCGTCGCCGTCATGCCGCCCGGGGTGGCCAGGTCGTGCCCGGCCGCCCAGGCGTGGCAGGTGTCGAAGCAGACGCCCATCCACGGGTGGTTCTCCACCGCCGCGAGGTAGGGCTCCAGGTCCTGCACCTTCGACGCCAGGCTGCGGCCGCCGCCCGCGCTCGGCTCCACCAGCAGCCGGGGCAGGCCCTCGGCGGACGCCCGGTCGAGCAGTGGCAGCAGCGCCTCGCGCAGTTGGTGCAGCGCCTTGCCGGCGTGCGACTCGTCGACCGAGCTGCCCGCGTGGTAGACGACCGCGGTCGCGCCGATCGCCCTACCGCGCAGCAGGGCGTGCTCCAGCGTGGCGACCGACCGCTCCACCGTCAGCTCGGTCGGCGAACCCAGGTTCACCAGCAGCGACGCGTGAATGTACGCGGGCAGGTCCCGCTCTCCGATCCCGTCCCGGAACAGGGTGTCCTGCTTCGGGTCGCCGGCCGGCAGCGCCCAGCCACGGGAGTTGGAGACGTACACCTGAAGGGTTTCCGAGCCCGCCGCGTCGACGTAGGGGAGGGCGGCCTTGGCCAGCCCTCCCGACGTCTTCGTGTGCGAACCGATCCGATGGCTCACAGGAAGCAAGTCAGCTGCACCACACTGTTCGGCGGGACCGGAGTGCCACCCGGCGGGTTCTGCTGCCGGACCGTGGCGTTCGGGTCGATGTTGATCTGCACCTGGAAGCCCATGCCCTGGAGCGTGGCCTGCGCCTGCTGGCACGGCTGGTTCGTCAGGTCGGGCAGGGTGAGCTGCGCGGGACCCTTGCTCACCTGGAGGGTGACCTTGGTGTTCTTCTCCGCGCCGGTGCCCGCCTTGGGGCTCTGCCCGATCACCGTGTCGGCGGGCTTGTCGCTCTCCACCGTCTCCTCGGCGGCCTGCAGGCCCCGCTGCGCCAGGATCGTACGAGCGTTGTTGATGTTCTCGCCGACCAGGTTGGGCACCGTGATCGGCGCCTTGCCCTTGCTCAGCACCAGCGTCACCGTCGAACCGGGCTTGAGCTCGGTGCCCGCCTTCGGGTCGGTGGAGATCACCACACCCTCCGGCGCGGTGTCGCTGTAGACCGCCTTGCCCTGCTTCACCTTCAGCCTGAGTGCCTCCAGCTCGGCCTTGGCATAGGTCAGCTCCTGGCCCTCCAGCTCCGGAACCGGATGCACCTCGGGGCCCAGCGACAGGATCACCCGGATCGTGTCGCCCTTGACGATCTTCGCCAGCGGGCCCGGGTCCTGGCTGACCACCGAGCCCTCGGGCACGGTCTCGCTGTACTGCCCGTCGCCGATGAAGACCTCGAAACCCTGCTGTTTCGCGTACGCGACCGCCTGGTCCTGGCTCATCGTGAGCAGCTGGGGTGTCTCCGTGTACCGCCCCGAGGTGACCCACCAGGTGCTGCCGATCACGACCAGCGCCATCAGGGCGACCAGCGCGGTCAGCATGACCCGGCGGCGGTCCTCGAAGAACCCGGCCGCACCGGCGGCGGGCGGGGCGCTCCGCCGGTGCGGCGCGCTGCTCCGGCCACCCTGCTCCGGCAGCCGCGCCCAGGACGGGCGGTGCGACGCCTGGTAGTTGCCGCCCTGGACCGGCGGCACGATGGCCGTCGCGTCCGGCGCGGACACGGTGGGCACGATCGTGGTGGCGTCGCCCGCGCCGGGCCGGCCCGGGATCTGGCGCAGCATCGCCGTCTCCGCGTGGGTGACGCCGAGGCCGTCACGGGCCGCCTGCACCTCGCTCAGCATGGCGCCGGCGTCGGTGGGCCGGGAGCCGGGGTCACGCCGGGTGGCCCGGGAGACGAGCTGGTCGAGGACCGGGGGCAGGCCCGGAGCGATCGTGGACGGGACCGGCACGTCGTTGTCCACGTGCTGCCAGGCCACCTCGATCGGTTCGGCGCCGTCGTACGGCACCCGGCCGGTGAGCATCTCGAAGAGCACGACGCCGGCCGAGTAGACGTCGGTGCGCGCGTCCGCCTGACCGGTCTGCACCAGCTCCGGGGCCACGTAGGCCACGGTCGCCATGAGCTGCCCGGTGTCGTCGACGCTGCTCGCCTCGATGGCCCGCGCCAGACCGAAGTCGGCGACCTTGACCACGGCGTCCACCAGGTCCGCGGACCCGCCGCTGGGCGCCTCGGCGACCAGCACGTTCTCCGGCTTGACGTCACGGTGCACCAGACCGGCGCGGTGCGCGGCGGCGATCGCGGCCAGCATCTGATCGAGGATCGCGAGCGCCTCGACCGGTGTCAGCTTGACCCGCTGGCTGAGCAGCTCACGCAGCGTCTTGCCCTGCACGAACTCCATCACCAGGTAGGGGAGACCCTGGTGGCGGCCCTGGTCGTAGACGGCCACGACGTTCGGGTGCGTGAGGCGGGCGATCGTCTTCGCCTCGTCGGTGAACCGGTCGACGAAGTGGACGTTGGTGGCCTGCGAGGGGTGAATGATTTTCAGTGCGACGGTGCGCTCGAGGCGCTCGTCGGTGGCGCGGTAGACGGTCGCCATGCCACCACGGGCGACGCGACCGGTGATCCGGTAGCGCCCGTCAATCGTTGTGCCGATCAACGTATCGGCGACTGTGGTGTCCATCGGCGTGAAGTGTATGTGTCTTTCCAGTGGGGGTGACCCAGGATGTCACAGCTGAGTCCAAACGGGTACCTAGACCGGCGTGACCAGCACTTCAGCGTTGCCAGCGACGGTGGCGGCGGTCACTGTCGCCGCTTGGTTCGCTGATGTCCGGGGTGGGGGAGACGCTCCCGCTCGCGGACGGGGAGGCTGAAATGTCCGGCTCGGCGGACGTCGCCGAGGGCGCCGCGGTCGGTGTCGGGGCCGGCGGCGTCTCGCAGTCACAGCCCGGCGTGGGGGGTCGCGTGACGGCCCGGCGGGTGGTGGGAGCGGTCGTCCGTGCGGTGCTCCGAACCGAGGTCGGGGTGATCTTCGTGACGACCCGCGGCCTCCTCTCCCGGGCCACCGGCACGGCACCCATCCCGGCCACCCCGCCCACCGGTTCCACCTCGTCCGGCGGCAGCGGCGCCGCGACCGCCGGCGGCGCGCTCGGCCGCTCGGCCATCTCCCCGGCGAACGTCGTGGTGGCGGCCAGATAGGACCCGGCCGCGCCGGTCAGCCCGAGGGCACAGAACGCGGTAACCGCGACAAATCGCCGCGGTGGCCGGGCGTCGGTCCGCGGCGGTTCCCCCGGCAGGTCCACGAGGGACCCCGGGAAGGTGGACATCCCGGTCGAGGTGACGTCCGGCTGCGGATCCCGGCCGGCCGGGCGGCGGCCCAGGTCGTAGCAGACCGAACGCCAGGCCCCGGCCATCTCCCCACGGACGTTCCGCCACAGGCTCATCAAATGTTCTCCGATCTGGTCTGGCACGCTGTACAGGTGACCGAACCCGTAACCACCGGCCCCGCCGGTTGGATCACCCTGCCGGATGTGTCCGAAAAGCTTGGTTTGTCGATCAGCAAGGTGCACCAGCTGATCCGGGAACGCGCGCTGCTCGCGGTCCGCCGGGACGGCATCCGGGTGGTGCCGGCCGAACTGGTCGCCAACGCGACCGTGCTCAAGCACCTGCCCGGCGTCCTGAACCTGCTGCATGACGCCGGGTACAACGACGAAGAAGCCCTCCGGTGGCTCTACGAGCCGGACGAGGGTCTCGGTGGGAACGCCGCCGTCGCCCTCGGCGGCCCGCTCGCCCGCGAGGCCAAGCGGCGCGCCCAGGCCCTCGGCTTCTGACCGGATGCGGCAGTTCGGCTACCTGTCCGTCCTGGCCGGGTGCCTGCTGGCGGCGCTCTGGCTGGAGCCGATCCTCAAGGTCAACGTGCTCCGCCGCGGGCGCCGCCTGATCCTGACCATCCTGCCGGTGGCGGCGGTCTTCATCCTGTGGGATCTGGCCGCCATAGCCGCAGGGCATTGGACATTCGACCCGGAGCAGATCACCGGCGTCCACCTGCCCGGCGATCTGCCCCTGGACGAGGTGCTTTTCTTCCTGGTCGTGCCGTTGTGCGCGATTCTCGGCTTCGAGGCGGTCCGGGCCGTCCTGCGCCGCCCGGCCGGAGACGAGGAACTGTGACATACACCACAGCTGCTCTGCTGGGTGTCGCGATCGTGGTCGTTGTCGACCTGTTCGTCCTCCGTACCCGTCTGGTCACCAGACTGGTCTTCTGGGCGACATACCCGATCATCTGCACGTTTCAGCTGATCTCCAACGGCATCCTGACCGGGCGCGGGATCGTCGTCTACGACCCGGCGGCGATCATCGGCTGGCGCCTCGTCCACGCCCCGGTGGAAGATCTCCTCTTCGGCTTCGCCCTGATCCTGCTCACCCTCTCCGTCTGGATCACCCTGGGCCGCCGCGGCATCCAGCGCACCCCCGCGGCCGGCGAGGGAAGCGCCCTGCTCCGCCGCCTCCGCTCCTGAAGATCAAAATCAGGATGTCGCATCTCGGTGGTGGGTCCGGACCGCTGCTCCCGCCGAGGGCCCGGGCCGGCTCGCTGGCCGCTGGCGCGTCCAGAACGCTCCCCGCCCCGGGCGACGTGCGTGAGTGGTCACCCTCCCCAACCCCCGTGGCCGGTCCCCCGAGTGCGCCCGGCGTGTTTCGGCCGGATCAGCGGAGAGCGGCGCGGACCGCGACGGTGAGCTGTCCCAGACCGATGAGCTGGAGGACCAGCCAGGCCGCGACGGCGACGGCGAGAACCGCGGGGACCCAGCCGGGCGCGACCACGACGGCCAGTGACGCGACGATCAGGCCCGCGACGGTGACGGCGACGCGGGTGGGCCGTTCCCCGACCGTGACGACGCCGATGTCCGGCATGCCGGCGGCCGCGGCCCGCGCGCGAACGTACTCATGCAGCCAACTCGCCGCCCCGGTGCTGACCGTGAGCCAGGCCGGGGCGCCCGCCAGCCAGAAGGCGGCCAGCCAGGCGGCCTCACCGATCCGGTCGGCGACCGAGTCGTACACGTATCCGGCCCGGCTGACCCGCCCGGTGATCACGGCGACCGCCCCGTCCAGCCCGTCCGCGGCCGCCGCGAGCAGCACCAGCGCGGCGCCGAACGCGAGGCCGCCCGCCCCGGCCGGCACGGCGAGCGGTACGGCCAGGCAGAGCAGCACCCCGGCGAGGGTCACCGTGAACGGCGTGACCCGCCGGGCCCCGAGCCAGGACCCGGTCCGGTACGCCAGCCGCACCCACCCCCGGACCAGCGCCGACGCCCGTCGCGGATCGAAGCCGCCGTGCAGCCCGGCCCACGCCTCCGCGTACTGATCCCAGGTCACGACGCCGACGCCGGTCAGGCAGCGGTGGCGACCTCGGCAGGGGCCAGCTGCTGCCAGACCTCCCGGGTCGCGGTGGACCGGTTCAGGGTGATGAAGTGGATCCCGGGAACGCCCTCGTCCAGGAGCCGGGCGCACATGTCCACGCACGTCTCGATGCCCAGGGCCCGCACCGCCTCCTCGTCCCCGGCGACCCGCTCGAACCGTTCCAGCAGAGCCGGCGGGAAGGGCGCGCCGGAGAGCTGGGCGGACCGTTCGATCGTGGCCATCCGGGTCACCGGCATGACGCCGGGCACGATCGGGGTGTCGCTGCCCGAGGCCACGACCCGATCGCGGAGACGCAGGTAGTCCTCGGCGTCGAAGAACATCTGGGTGATCGCGAAATCCGCCCCGGCCCGGCATTTGCGGACGAAGTGCTGGGTGTCGGTCTCCACGTCGGCCGAGCGCGGATGCTTGTAGGGGAACGCCGCCACCCCGACGGTGAAATCGCCGGCCGCACGGATCAGGCGGACCAGATCCTCCGCGTACAGGATCCCGTCGGGATGCCGCACCCACTCGCCCATCGGGTCGCCGGGCGGGTCGCCGCGAACCGCCAGGATGTTGCTGATTCCGGCGCCGGCCAGCCGCCCGATGACGTTGCGCAACTCGGCGACGGAGTGGTTCACCGCCGTGAGGTGCGCCATCGGCAGCAGCGTCGTCTCGGTGGCGACACGTTCGGTGACGGCGACGGTGGTGTCACGGGTGGTGCCGCCCGCCCCGTAGGTGATCGAGACGAAGCTGGGCCGCAGCGACTCCAGCTCCCGGATCGCCTGCCAGAGCAGTTGCTCACCGGCTGGCGTCTTCGGTGGGAAGAACTCGAACGAGAAGGTGGGCGCCGGGCCGCGGATCAGCTCACCGACCGACGGCGCGCCGGGAAGCCGGGAGGGAAGTCCGAGAGACACGGGAGCACTCTACCGGCCACACCGCCCTCGATGATCCGCCCGAACGTCCGGGTCGGTCACTCTATGTGGTCGGCTTTTTCCGGTACGCGATGAAGTGTCAGCAAAAATCGGGCACGCCGTTTCGCCGTACCATGCGATCCGGGTGAGCCGTCGTGGCCGCGACGCGCGCTCCGGCATGTGACGGTCCGTCGCCGCGTGGGTCGTCCGGTGGATCGCGGTGATACGGCCGAACAGGGGGACGGACGACCAGATAGCGTCGACTCCGTGACGAACTCTCCGCTCGAGTCGGCCGGCCTGCGGCCGCGTGTCGACAAGGCGCTCTCCGGTTTCCTCGCCACCCAGCGCGCCCACCTGCTGGAGATCGACACGGCGCTGGCCGAGGTGGCCGACGCGGTGTCGGCGTTCGTGCTCGGTGGCGGCAAGCGGCTGCGGCCGGCGTTCGCGTACTGGGGTTTCCGCGGCGCGGGCGGCGCCGACTCGGACGAGGTCGTGGCGGCCGTCTCGGCGCTGGAGCTGGTGCAGGCGAGCGCGCTGATCCACGACGACCTGATGGACCGGTCCGACACCCGGCGCGGGGAGCCGTCGGTGCACCGCCGGTTCGAGCTGCTGCACACCGCCGAAGGCTGGCGGGGCGCGGCGGCCGGGTTCGGCGACTCGGCGGCGCTGCTGCTCGGCGACCTGGCCATGGTCTGGTCCGACGAGCTGCTGCACTCGTCCGGGATGGCACTGGCCGACCTGGCCCGGGCGCGGCCGGTCTTCGACCAGATGCGGACCGAGGTGACCGTCGGCCAGTACCTGGACGTGCTCACCCAGGCGACCGGCGACACATCCCTGGAACGCGCCGGCAAGGTGGCCCGCTTCAAATCGGCGAAGTACACGGTCGAACGCCCGCTCCTGCTGGGCGCGGCCCTCGCCGGCGGCGGCCCCGAAGTGTTCGCGTCGTACGCGGCGTTCGGCCTTCCGCTCGGCGAGGCCTTCCAGATGCGCGACGACGTCCTGGGCGTCTACGGCGACCCGGCCCAGACCGGCAAACCGGCCGGCGACGACCTCCGCGAGGGCAAGCGAACCTACCTGGTGGCCGCGGCCTACCAGGCGGTGGACGAGGCCACCCGGCAGCACATGGAGTCGGCTCTCGGCGACCCGGCCCTGGACGACACCGGCGTGGAACGCCTCCGAACGATCATCCGGGAGGCGGGCGCCCTGGCCGCCACCGAATCCCGGATCGAAACCCTGACCACCGAGGCCCTGACCGCACTGGCCGAGGCCCCCATCGAGGACGAGGCCCGAACCGTCCTGCACGCCTTGGCCGAGGCCTCCACCCACCGTTCCGGCTGACCGCCTACCCCTCGCCATCGAGGCCCCGACCGCTCCAGTGGAGCCTCGTCGGGGCCTCGCTTCGTCCTACGGGCCTCCACGCTGATCCGCGTTGTCCTCGCGGGCAGCCCCAGGCTTCGCGGGTTCCCGGGTTCGACCACCGCACCGATGAACGGAACGGAAGCGCTCTTTATTCGGTTGTCGGTGGTCGATGCCGCAGCCTATTTTCTCCTCAGCGAATCCGCCGGGGTGGAACGCCCTTGACCTGTGGATTCCTATTATGCAAACGATTTTCCGGGGGTGACGAAATGAGTGCGGTTCTGGTTCTCAATGCCGACTGCGGGCCGCTGCACCGGGTCAGCCTCCGGCACGCGATCCGGATGCTGTTCCGCCAGGTCGCCGTGGTGCACGAGGCCCAGCAGGACACCCGGATCGGGGTCTACCCGGTGCCGACCGTGGTGCGGCTGGTCTCCTACGTGGTGACGCGGTGGCGGCGCGGGCGCGGCCCGGGCTGGTCGCGGGCCGGTGTGCTGCTGCGGGACGGGCGAAAGTGCGCCTACTGCGGCGACTCCGCCTCGACCATCGACCATGTTCTGCCCCGCTCGCGAGGCGGCCGCAACGAATGGCTGAACACCGTCGCGGCCTGCGGTCGCTGCAACAACCGCAAGCGCGACCGCACCCCCGCCGAGGCCCGCATGCCACTCCGGATGACCCCGTTCGCCCCGATCTGGGCGGTAACGCTCACCTGATCGCGACGCTACCCACCGCCCGGTAGCGCCAGACCTTCCCCTCAAGCGGCGGCCGGCGGGTTTACACGGGGACCCGCCGGCCGCCCACCCCTCCCACCCCTCCGTTGGCACGTGGGTGTGGTGCGTGCCTGCTGGTGGCGCTGCTGGCCACGTCCGCGATTTTGCTGCGCCCGCGTGGGTGTGGTGTGTGCCTGCTGGTGGCGCTGCTGGCCACGTCCGCGTTTGTTGCGCCCGCGTGGGTGCGGTGTGTGCGGCTCGGAGTCCAGGTCATGAGGTGGTGA includes these proteins:
- a CDS encoding glycosyl hydrolase family 18 protein encodes the protein MHKTTRRALFAGAVVTAASVAVPVVSASAATACAPAWTSTAVYVKGNVASQNGHNWTAKWWTQNESPATNSTEWAVWTDSGICDGGTTPPTTSPTTAPTTAPTTAPTTAPTTPPTTSPTVNPGSKWLVGYFAEWGVYGRGYHVKNIDTSGSASKLTHILYAFANTTGGRCTIGDSYADYEKAYTAAESVDGVADTWDQPLRGSFNQLRKLKAKYPNLKVIYSVGGWTWSGGFTQAAANPTAFADSCYSLVEDPRWADVFDGIDIDWEYPNACGLSCDSSGPAAYANVITALRNKFGANNLITSAISADGSNGGKLDVADYASGIAKLDKVFPMTYDYFGAFAAQGPTAPHSPLTSYTGIPTAGFNSDAAIQKLKSKGVPASKILLGIGFYGRGWTGVTQAAPGGTATGAAAGTYEAGIEDYKVLKTKCPATGTVGGTAYAFCGNNWWGYDTPSTIAGKMTYGKNQGLGGAFFWELSGDTTNGELITAIKNNV
- a CDS encoding class II 3-deoxy-7-phosphoheptulonate synthase, which translates into the protein MRREWHQLSHPGVGNPAFQTSRPSTDSAEDEALGLDHWRSLPRVQMPPWPDMGEVAEVCKVLDNVPSIVAPYEVDQLRHRLAEVCEGRAFLLQGGDCAETFADNTESHLLANARTLLQMAVVLTYGASMPVVKVARVAGQYTKPRSSLTDSLGLPAYRGDLINSLDADEAARVADPQRMIRAYANSAAAMNMLRAYLSGGLADLHGLHDWNKDFVRASPAGERYEAIAREIDRALDFIRACGMTDNEALRTVSLYCSHEALALEYDRALTRVSDGKAYGLSGHFLWIGERTRQLDHAHIDFISRIANPIGVKIGPGTSPDTAIELCEKLNPSNVPGRLTLISRMGNGKVRDVLPPIVEKVHASGAKVVWQCDPMHGNTHESSNGYKTRHFDRVVDEVLGYFEVHRGLGTHPGGIHIELTGEDVTECLGGAQGIEDLDLPDRYETACDPRLNTQQSLELAFLVAEMLRG
- a CDS encoding threonine aldolase family protein, with the protein product MADLRSDTVTRPTKGMREAMAKAAVGDDVFGDDPTVNAFEAYVAELFGHEAALFTPSGTMANQIALQLVVPAGGELLAGADAHVVTYELGSAALYGGISTRTWGSEGAALDVERIAAMIRPAGYPSVPTAAIAVEQTHNLGGGGVVPLATLQHLRAVADAQGVALHCDGARIWHAHVADGVTLAEYGALFDTLSVCLSKGLGAPVGSLVIGSRERITRARLIRKRMGGGMRQVGILAAAGRYALDHHIQRLTEDHERARIIAEALAPFGVVDPEQVRTNLVPLDLSKHDLDAPSLTAQAAERGVLISAMLPRVARLVTHLDLDDESMDQTIEVLSELLAAP
- a CDS encoding deoxyribonuclease IV — encoded protein: MSHRIGSHTKTSGGLAKAALPYVDAAGSETLQVYVSNSRGWALPAGDPKQDTLFRDGIGERDLPAYIHASLLVNLGSPTELTVERSVATLEHALLRGRAIGATAVVYHAGSSVDESHAGKALHQLREALLPLLDRASAEGLPRLLVEPSAGGGRSLASKVQDLEPYLAAVENHPWMGVCFDTCHAWAAGHDLATPGGMTATLDALLAAVGPGRLQLVHANDSKDECGSTRDRHETIGKGRIGSAPFAELFAHPATAGVPIIVETPTVEHEGHAADIALLKGLREAR
- the pknB gene encoding Stk1 family PASTA domain-containing Ser/Thr kinase → MDTTVADTLIGTTIDGRYRITGRVARGGMATVYRATDERLERTVALKIIHPSQATNVHFVDRFTDEAKTIARLTHPNVVAVYDQGRHQGLPYLVMEFVQGKTLRELLSQRVKLTPVEALAILDQMLAAIAAAHRAGLVHRDVKPENVLVAEAPSGGSADLVDAVVKVADFGLARAIEASSVDDTGQLMATVAYVAPELVQTGQADARTDVYSAGVVLFEMLTGRVPYDGAEPIEVAWQHVDNDVPVPSTIAPGLPPVLDQLVSRATRRDPGSRPTDAGAMLSEVQAARDGLGVTHAETAMLRQIPGRPGAGDATTIVPTVSAPDATAIVPPVQGGNYQASHRPSWARLPEQGGRSSAPHRRSAPPAAGAAGFFEDRRRVMLTALVALMALVVIGSTWWVTSGRYTETPQLLTMSQDQAVAYAKQQGFEVFIGDGQYSETVPEGSVVSQDPGPLAKIVKGDTIRVILSLGPEVHPVPELEGQELTYAKAELEALRLKVKQGKAVYSDTAPEGVVISTDPKAGTELKPGSTVTLVLSKGKAPITVPNLVGENINNARTILAQRGLQAAEETVESDKPADTVIGQSPKAGTGAEKNTKVTLQVSKGPAQLTLPDLTNQPCQQAQATLQGMGFQVQINIDPNATVRQQNPPGGTPVPPNSVVQLTCFL
- a CDS encoding Rv2175c family DNA-binding protein encodes the protein MFSDLVWHAVQVTEPVTTGPAGWITLPDVSEKLGLSISKVHQLIRERALLAVRRDGIRVVPAELVANATVLKHLPGVLNLLHDAGYNDEEALRWLYEPDEGLGGNAAVALGGPLAREAKRRAQALGF
- a CDS encoding lycopene cyclase domain-containing protein, yielding MRQFGYLSVLAGCLLAALWLEPILKVNVLRRGRRLILTILPVAAVFILWDLAAIAAGHWTFDPEQITGVHLPGDLPLDEVLFFLVVPLCAILGFEAVRAVLRRPAGDEEL
- a CDS encoding lycopene cyclase domain-containing protein is translated as MTYTTAALLGVAIVVVVDLFVLRTRLVTRLVFWATYPIICTFQLISNGILTGRGIVVYDPAAIIGWRLVHAPVEDLLFGFALILLTLSVWITLGRRGIQRTPAAGEGSALLRRLRS
- a CDS encoding CDP-alcohol phosphatidyltransferase family protein is translated as MTWDQYAEAWAGLHGGFDPRRASALVRGWVRLAYRTGSWLGARRVTPFTVTLAGVLLCLAVPLAVPAGAGGLAFGAALVLLAAAADGLDGAVAVITGRVSRAGYVYDSVADRIGEAAWLAAFWLAGAPAWLTVSTGAASWLHEYVRARAAAAGMPDIGVVTVGERPTRVAVTVAGLIVASLAVVVAPGWVPAVLAVAVAAWLVLQLIGLGQLTVAVRAALR